The segment AGCGTGCCGGCGCCGAGTTTGGTGGTGGTCCCGGCGCCCGTGATGGACCCGGTGAAAGTGGTGTCGTTGCTGCGATTGAAGATCAGCGCGCTGTCGTTGACGATCGTCCCGTAGAGCCCGCCGGAGGTGCCGCCGTTGCCGATTTGGAGCGTGCCGTTGGTGAGGGCGAAGGTGCCCTGAAACAGATTGTCGGCCGTGAGGGTGAGGGTGGTGTTGCTGAACTTCGTGAACGTGCCCTCGCCGTGGAGCAGGTTCGCGTAGGTGAAGTCGGCGGCTAGATAGAGTTCGAAGGTGGCGCCGCTGGAAATCGTGAGACTCGAGCCTGGGATGGCGGGCGTGTTCGGGTATTGCAGGGTCAGCGTGCCCGCGGAGACCGCGGTGCTGCCGGTGTAGGTGAGTGGGCCGCCGAGAATCAGCTGGCCGAGGCCCCACTTGACGAAACTGCCTTCACCCGAGATCGAGCCATCGTTGTTGGCGCTGCCGGAGGCGACGCGGAAGTAGAGCGTATCGCCGGCGGTGATGGTCACGCTCTGTGCGACGTCATCGCCGTTGAAGAGCTCGACGTCGGTGGCGAGGCAGGCGGGGGCGAGGACGAGGAAGACGGCGAGGGGAAGGGAAGGGAAGCGTGGCATGACGAGCGGGGCTGGTCCGCAAGGATGCCAGAGATCCCAGCCAACGAATACCCCTCTAAACAGAGGGAGAATTCAGCTGGTGCGTCCGAGCCACTGCGCCATGAGCGCAGCACGGCTTTTCACCCGGTGGCGCGTGTAGAGCGCCGTGACGTATTTGTGCAGCGTGGCCGGCCTCTGCCCGATGCGGGCGGCGATTTCCTTCTCGGAAAGCCCGGAGAGCAGTCCGTGCAGGATCTCGCGGGCGGCAGGGCTAAGCGGACGGTCACCGGTGAACAGGCCGTGGGTGAGAAAAAGTCGGCGATGCAGTTCCGGGATGCCACGTGCAGCGCCGCCGGCGAGCGCAGCCTCGCGCGCGGTGAACGGTCGCCGACGCGGGCCCTGCCGGTCGATGAGGAGGAACGATTCGGCATCCGGCGTGGCCGGGAAGCCGATGGTCATCCGGTCCACGATGCCCTGGTCGCGGTAGTACAGTTGGTAGTGCAGCGTGCGCTTGAACGCGACGAAATCGATCCAGCCGTCGCGCAGCCGGTGCACGCGAAAGCGCCCGGCGCCGGCGAGCGAAGCGCGGCCCGGCAT is part of the Opitutus terrae PB90-1 genome and harbors:
- a CDS encoding helix-turn-helix transcriptional regulator, translating into MSAPAHRLPAPTEFLVTEETFALWQSLAAFPADQTEAALRHLQEWLARKIAADNVIWVGAVRVIDGPAARDDPFSGWRLRARRPLQPDSAAYRRLLAGYYAPDHNGKLTPAFHDRSHDERRDAHVGMPGRASLAGAGRFRVHRLRDGWIDFVAFKRTLHYQLYYRDQGIVDRMTIGFPATPDAESFLLIDRQGPRRRPFTAREAALAGGAARGIPELHRRLFLTHGLFTGDRPLSPAAREILHGLLSGLSEKEIAARIGQRPATLHKYVTALYTRHRVKSRAALMAQWLGRTS